The Gossypium arboreum mitochondrion, complete genome sequence TAAAGAATAGCACTTTCAGGGAGAAAGAGAAGAACGCCAGGAAAGACGAAAGCTCGTTCATCAACGAAGGCAAGTTCATCAATCGACCAGAAGAAAGGGCAAGCCAAGGGCAAGGGTATGAAATAGGTTCATAAGCTCGAGTAGGAGTTGCAAGCCGCATCCGTAGTCTATCATTCTAATTCCGCTTCTCACTCTGCATGGAAAATGATCCCTGCTAGCAATCTCTTATATAGTATGCCTCTATCTCTATGAAACATAGAGCCTTTCTTTCTTAGTCAGATTCTTTCCTGACTTGAACCAAAGCAACTCTTTCACCTCTCCACGGACACTATCACTAAACCATAGCTACTTTCATCATTGATCTAGTGGCATTCTATCTTTCATCCCGTAGGCTAGCTGCTTGCTGCAACATTTAGCATTCTTCCTTTATGGCATTAACAAAAACAAAGCATCGAGAGAGAGAGCAGGCCATTCCCCTATCTGTTCATTTTTTATTCAATCGAGTCCTACTCTTTCTAACCCGCCTTAGGCCCCGTCGACGAGAAGGGAAAGGAGGCACTGAGGCGACAATTGGCTAAAAGGGATCGATCCCACAACCGCTAAAACGCCTTTTGAGGCCCCGCTCAAGGCGACGAAAGACCAGGCTATCTCCAGAAAAAGGCTATGGGGAACGAAGGATCTAAGCAAGGAGCTATTGATAGTGACTAACTTGAACGTGGCGAATTGGGCTTTGGCTAGGAAGTGGACAAACCGTCTCTTGCAAGAATAGGGGTGATTGATCTCTTTCCCGCGGCAGAATGCCTTTTTCATTAAGCGATCCTTGAGCCTTTATCTGATCTGACCAGAAAGCCTTTGCCGTGTTTAAGAAAGTAGGATGAATCATGCTAGTAGTCGGGAAAATCCATCTATTACGCAAGCTAGGCGGGTCCCACCGTTCTGATTTCAGTCTTGCTGTGACCTGTGCTACCTATTCTAGTGCGCCTAGGGCTGTGGTGCTGCCTGAAGCTCTCAACTCCTATCTCGGAAGGACAAGGAAAGACTTCCATTCCCTCTATTCTATTAAGAAAGGGAATAAGGCCAATCAATCGAAAGGATTGACCTTGAATCCGCAAACAAAGTGGAATGATGGAAATATCACCATTCCTCGGTTGAGTGTACTTGAAAGATCGAGGAGAATGTTACTCAAACTCAAAAAAAAGTAAAAAAGAAAAGTTCTTCGAAGCTGTGCTCTAATGTAATGGTGGTCAAGGATAAGGTACTAGTTTCAGTGGGAGACATTGGGTCCGCATGAGAAATCTGGGAGACTCCACAGAGAATGTATGGGTCAGTGACAATGGTAAACATGAAGTTTCTTCGGCAACGGTTTTTTCCAAGCAAGATTGTATCAGGAGTAGTAGCAGTAGGAGTGGGAGATTGAAAGCTAGCTCCTGACTCGAGGGGAGAAGGAATAGTCTATGAAAGAGATAGTCTTAGTACACCCGAAGGAAGAGGGAAATTTAGGCCTAGTAGCACGGTTGAAGTCCAATCCGTGTGAGTATGAGTGCCAGCCAAGCCGCTTTCAAGCTCTCCAACGCTAGCAGTGCAGTAAGGGTTCATTCAAAGCGAACCAGTAGCAAAGCGGTTGAAAGCAGTCTGTCGGTCTAAGTCCTGGTATTCCGGGCAAGCCAGTCGATGGTAGTCATTCCGGTGCTTCTAGTGACTTTCTTGCCTGTCTCCTGTCTGTTTACGAATCGGATGTGAGGTTTTCCTTATATCCTTATATAAAGAGATCTTGCCCTCGGTCTTTCTGCCGCAAAGAAGCAAGCGAAAGAGATATTCAATCAACCCAGCAAAGAACCGATACCACTACCACAGTCTTCACCAAGACAGCTGGAAGGCATAGAGTCAAGACAAAAAGGAAAGCCAAGACAGCTGGAAGGCATAGAGTCAAGACAAAAAGGAAAGCCAAGCCAGGAATGAGAGCGGAAAAGGCGTTAATCAAGAGAATACCCTGTACATGAAAAGGGCTCAGAATAGACTCTTTGCTTGAATGGCTTGTTTGCAGGTTTGACATTCTCTTTAGCAAAGAAGAAAGCACTACTTCATGGGAAGTTTCCAAAGGTAAGTCCGACGTCTCCTTAAGGTAAGGCAGTTCACTCGTAAGGCCTCATTCATCTCTTACCCGACAAAGGCCTCTCTCATCCCTTGCTTATGCTGAATCGATATTTTCTTGGTCTTCTTTGACCCTCGAGTTGAATAAGCTCTTCTTCCTCAAGCTTTTAGCTTGGAACAAGAATGGATAGAGTTGACTCAGCTGCGATTGCTCTTGTTCTCTTTGCTCTTTATAAAATGGTTTCTGTGAACAAGGAAGAGGGGCTGCCATTGAATCAGTTTCATTTGGTTAGAAATATCATAAGAGAAGAAAGATCGTAGCGTAGAAAAGAAAGAACGTTTTGATTCGCCTTTACGAGTTGAGTAAACAAAGAAACTTTCTCTGGTTATAACAGTCTAATGAGCGTTCACGTCAGGGCTTGTACTTAACTTAGTATAGATTGGGTTGGTGTTCAGTGTACCGTGGGTACAAGATCGAAAAGAACCCTATCCCTATAGGCAGGCAGGCTAAAAGCGCTGTCCGTCTTCATGGCCTCAATAATACTAAGTATTGTACTGGCCGAATCCGTTTCGCAGCACGGAGTATACCTCAATCTCCGTTAGTTCAGTTTCGGCTTTGTCCCAAATTTACCACTCCTTCTGTGAGGCAAAACCTCACCACACTACACTTCGGGGCAAGACAAGAGAAGAGGACCGGTCGCTTCGCTTGTATCTTCGGGATACGAATTGGCGGTCTTTCTTTACGAGCACTAGGACGTACGTACTAACTATGGATTTAGTAATATGCGATTTTATATCTAGGATGGGTTTGGCTTTGCCTGTAGCTATTCTTGTAGGCGTTAGGGCTGGCCGAATGTCCATCAAATGAATAGTCTCAATATGGAAACCAAAATAACTGATTTAGCGATAGATGTTGTAAAGGATAAAATTGTTAACCAACTAGAATTTTTTTTGAGAGTATACTAGGGATACTACTGGAGATGTGAACTTTCCAACAGGAGTCAATCTCCAAGAGGTAGCCGAACGTCTTTTTTATCCGATAACTCTTTGAGTGTAACGGCTCACGCTCATGATGGCTTTGCTCTAACGTTAGGAAGTCCTCTCTTTCCTTGTATGGATTTCTTATGAGTGATTCATATGCTTTAGCTGGAGTAGGATTCTTTCTCAAGCCTGGACGGTGGTCATCGTCTGCACTGTGTTCTACGGCCTATGCTGCTGTAAAGATCGATAGTGATGTCTTCGCTACGTCCGGGGGAAAAGCGGAATAATGGTCTCTCTTCAATGTCCGACTCTGTCGTATGCTTAACCCAAGGTCAAGTAGGGATGTATAACCCTTGGCTCTGTGTCCAAAGGAGAGAAAGAGAAGGGGATTCTTGGACTAAACCCCTGGTTACAGTAGCGCTCCTGGCTTTCGAAATGGAGACTTTGATTGGCGGGAAAAAAATGGAGTTATTTAATGGATGGTCTCGCCGAAAGGATGCATAGTGTGAGGGGAGGTGATGCAGGGGCTCTCGGAAGCCCACAGCTTCTGCTTCTGAGCGGACCGCCTCTCATCGTGGGGAATTCCCGTGGCTCATCACTTATGTCGCGCAGTTCCTCTATGATAACCCACGAAATCTCACTTATGTTCCCATCGTCGAGAAGGTTACTGTTTGGTGGCGTTCGGCACGGGGACAACCACTTGCTTTCTATGGTTCCTGGACATTATTCACTCTAGCACACCACAACACCGTGTGGTTGAGTACCGAGTTAGTGGATCCGGGTTTATTTACTACCTATGCTATCTTGGGTTCCGATATTGTTATCGGAGATGCGGAGGTGGCAGCTATCAAGCTCAGTTGCTTCCCTTTGGGATATAGAGACTTTGAATCAAGGACGCTCAAGCCCTTTCCCTTTGGTCGAGCACTCAATCAACCTGGTAGAGAACTCCAAACTCCAGTTCTATGCCTGAATGGACCTACCTGGGGAAAGACAGGGAAGGAATGTGGACGAGACAACTGAGTCTTCCGATTGAAGGTGATCTATCTAATCAAGAACCTCGCGAGGTCAGTCCAATGAGTTCAGGGAATGATCCATTCGATTCCACCCATCTTTCATGGATCTCGGCTTGGTGTTCAGCTAAGTCCAGTTCGTTATAAGTCAGTCTAGTCTATCAGCTTATGAGAATGCCCAGGCTTGATTAAGGTAGTTCAGTGGTTCAATGACTTCGAATTCCGGAGTGCAATAGAGAGTGTGGACAGCCTCAATCCTGAAAGCAAGTCAAGCAGGGGAGGAGAACTAGGGAGAGCCAAGCCAGAGGCGAATGATGCGCACTCATCATACGAAAGCAGTCCATGCAGATAGGAAGCGGAGCTAAGCTAGGTGGATCTACTGACAAGTGGAAGTACCGCCACTACGCTCAATTGAAAGCAGGAAAAAACCACTTCACAACTTCCTAGGATGTGAAAGTGTGATAGACATTCAATCAACGGATTCAAGGGCATCGGAGTCGAAAGTCTTAGTGAGAAGCCCTCTTAGGACTCTTTCCACTCTTCTCTGAGTGTCTTCAACAGTGCTTAGGTAGCGCTCACTGCGGGATAGTCAGCTTACTTTATTATTCGAGAGCGGGGAACTTCCCTTCAATAAGCTTGTTAATGCATATCTGCCCGCATATGGAAGTAATTCCATTCTTCTAACTTAACTAATCACTGGATCAGACGATAAAGGAATGGATGGGATCAAAAGAGCTCTCAATACGATATAGTTTTTGATGATGAAACTTGCTGTCTTTGTGAGTTGCATCCAGAATCAGTGTATCACCTCTTCTGGGATTCTTCCTACAGTAAAGTCGTTTGGTCTATCTTGCTTGAAAATGGGTTGATTTAGACTCCCACTCGAAACTGGCAGAAAAGAATTCATTGCACAAATCCCTTAAAACTATAGTAGCGGCTAGCTCACTAAGAGATAGAGACGCAGCTTCTCTAATAATTATATATATAGATATATAGCATAGCCCTTTTTCTGATATTGAGATTACGTCAAGTAAGAATTCCTATTCTTCTTGTTCCGAAGAAACCTAAGCGATTCCTTCTCAACCTGGGCGATGCTACCCCGAGAAGTGCTCCTCGACAGATTCCATCTCCGCTCCTGGGATCGAGCTAATCTTTCTTTCGCTTGTAAGAAGCATTATGCTTTGTCTACCAATTCCTGTAAGAGTTCTTACAGGAGAGCCTTAACTCCAGCTGAAAGATGAGACGAGACTCTTATTCTCCTCCCGCCCATATACCACACGATACCAGACCAAAATGTTATAATTATAAAAGAGCTTTCTCACGTCCATCTATCAGTCTTATTTCCTCCAGCTCCCGCTTTTGCTATTGTAGCAGCTCCGGCCTTTGCCTCATCTAAGGGGTCGGGGGGTTTAGAAAGAGTAAAGTAACTAGTTATGCCTGCCCGGCAGTGAAAAAGCAATCGATCGTACGACCCCTTCAAAGATGTATCTATCTATATTTTCTTTTGTAGAAGAAAGAAAACTGTCAAGCAAGGAAGGCGCAGTAAAGAAAGCCTTATGCTGGGCTTAAGCAAGCTAGTACGCCTAGTAGCATACAGAGCGATGTGTCTCGAAGGAGGCAAAGCCCCATTCTACCACACAATATATATGGGTTTATAATCCCACGCTTAGTTCGTTTTCTCTTTTTTTTCCTCAGGGGTTTGTTTTTCGATCAATGCCGAATAACCCTATTCTATTAGCTTAGTTTCCCAGTAACCTTTTTTACCTAGGTTTCCTCAAAATCCAATCTATTGCAGACTCGTCGGTCGGTTTTAGGACGCCTCACCACTAAACACCAGCTTCACAGGTGAGTTTCCCACGCCCCACATAGGGAGTAAAAAGCCCCTTTTTCGAGGCTCTGGTTTCTGGTTCTTTATTATGCCGAAAAGAGCTCTTTCATTGAGAAGTTGGTCCTGGAGCTGAAAGAATTTCTTTAGTTGACCCCGCAGCCGCAGCTAAGAGCTAAGGCAGTCGCAGAAGAGCTTGTTTCATAATCAGATCAAGGAATTGGGACAACCCAAGCCAAGGATGATGCAAAACCTTTGGCACTAGCTAAGGCGACCTCCTACGCAGGGTAGATGAAAGGTATGCCCATTGTACCCGTGGTTGGTGCATTCATTGATGCAAGTCCCGGATCGATCTATTTATTCTTTCGGCTAGCCGTACTCATTCCTCTTGTTTGTTCAGATTCTTCCTTCGTAGGGGGTTGCCCCCCTCTTTCTAATTTCAATTTTCGTATAGAAAGAAGTCTGGGCGCTTTTACTCAGCTTCCGGAACTCCTCAACAAGAGCCTAAGCCCCTGCTTGGTCCTTTGCCTGGCACTTGAAATGAAATTTGCATTGTTTGTTTTAGTTAGGAGTTTTACTTTATCGGGAGTGGATCTCTTGAACTAGAAAAAAAGTTTATAAAAACCTTACCTTAGGGGGAGCCATCTATCAGCGAAGGTCTAAAAAACAAGATTTCCATAAAAGCAGGGGTCTCTATCGGGCTTTCTCTCGGTGCGAGCACCTATTACCCCACTACAGTGAGCGTGGTATGTCGCTAGCATTTAATCAATTGAGAGTTGAATTCATCAAACAAGTTCCTATGGGCTTAGCAAGATAAATAAATATAAAAATCTTTGTTTTAATCGGGGAATCCGTGGTTTAGTGGCTAGGGTGTCTACCTGTGCATCTTGGGGAGGTTGCTGCTGGGAAAGAGAGTTTCATTCCACTCGAGAAATCATCAAAAAAGACGGATTCTTGGAATTGGTGTGCTAGCTGCTCTATAAAAGGGCGAACATACTGAAAGAACCAGTGAGAAAAGGTCGTATTTGTACCCCGGTTGGAAACCTAAAGTAAAGAAAAAGTTGGTCATCTTAATCTTAATTAAAATACGAAATTCTCGATTTGGAGATTCGTTGTTCTTGCGAAAAGAGGCTGATTGGGGATTATAGGTTTCGGCTCTTCCTTGCGCCCCTAAGGTCTTTCTCTTTTGCCTAGGTACTGCTCTACGGAAATCAATATCGAATAGAACGAGTTCTGGTTCCCCAATCAAGCTACCAGTTCGACATGCTCAACACTTGCTAATCTCCCTTCTCGTTTGAGGGTTACACTAGCGCTAGGCGAACGTTCTGATCCAGCTACCCCAACAACTCCTTATTCCAAAATGGGCATTCATCCGTGGAGTGGCCAATGGGAAACTTATTCCCCTTTTTAGGCCTCTCCTCAAAAGAGGTTGGGCTGGGAAATTCATACCTGAAGAGGAAGGGAAGGACCGAGGGTGCTTTCTTTGGAGGGTAAGGTACCGATCAGATCAAGGAATTGCGTAAATAATGCGGCTTGAGCGGCCACTCTTTCCCCGCCGTGCGCAAGACTCAGGAAGTCATTTTCATTTGGTGGTATCGAATAATATAGATATAGAAATGCTTTCTTTAGTTTATCGTATAAAATATAAAGGAAAGGCTGCATTTAGGAGTGATACGCTAACTAGAGAAATTTCATAAGAGAAGAAGAAAAGTAAAGGTTTTGATTCGCCTTGAGTAAACAAAGAAAAAAGCGCGTCATACTTGACTTTTTCTTTATAGATTTTCTTTGTGTTCAGTCTACCGAACCTATGACTTTCTATATATAGATTGTCTTTGTGTTCAGTCTACCCTGTCTAGCCGGAACCCGGAACGGTGGGTACACGATCTCAAGCTCTTTCCTAACTTGCTTTCGAAAAGCCAGCGCCCAAAGGTGCTCTATTGAGCCGGTCACCGTCTGGTAGAGTAGGAGCCAAAGCCAAGTCAAGGACTGGAGCATGAGAAAGGTCGAGCTTAAGACCATGTAATCGATCAATGTGAAGATCGACTTATCTGAAGTTCCGCACCAGGACTCAAAGTATACCTCGGGGAGAAGGTAGCTTCAAGAGCGCTACCCCGGAAAAAGGTGCATCCCATGTCTTTCTTGGTAAAACCCAACCGGCAATTTACCACAAGTCTCTCTTCTTTTTTTTGGGGGGAGCAGAGCAGTCAAAGAATGAAGCAAAAAAAATGGTATTTAAGGAAAAGAAAGAGATTTTATTAAAACTTTCATCTTTCCTATGTAATGATCTAATCAGACGTGCTAATCGTAGTTCAAATATCCTTCGTCCTCATCTTCCTATTTATAAGCCACAGCTTACTTCGACGTTTCCAATTTCCCATAGAATCTCCGGGGCTTTCCTAGCCACTATACTTTTGTTTTTTTATCTTCTTTGTCTGAAAATAGGTTTGATTTGCTTCACCTATACGAATTTCTACCAATTCTTCTTTTATTCATCAAAGCTTCTCCTAATTTCCGTCTCAATTGCTGCCTTAGCCCTGTCCTATTATCTGTATAATGGGGTTCGTCATTTATTGACGGATTTTTCGGTATTTATCTTTCTAAGAACGGATTTTTCGGGATTTATCTTGATTTTTCTTAGAATTGCAATTTATTTAATTTAGTAGTCGTACTTTTTCTTAGTCCTGTGGCTTTATTTTATGCGTGGGGCCCGAGATGGATTAAAATGACTTTCCCCCAGACATTTCCCCGGCCGAATCCGCCCAATTAGAACGCGAAACGGAAGAAAATGCCCGGGAATGTGATCGCTTACACAATGAGATATTTCAAAAAACTAAAGAAATAGCTCGGGCGGCGGGAGTGGACGATAATCAAAAACTGGAGAAAATCGTCGACGCGGTCAAGTTTCTTTCCGACGTGGAGGACTTGGCCGAAGAGGCGCGAATCCCCTATCTCCATGAGTTCAAAGCCAAGATCGAGAACAAAGAAACTTGGTTCGAGATCGATAAGGAAATGAAACGCTGGGGGGGGCGTGGCCTCTGAAACCCAAAAGCGGCAGAATGGAATGGAAAAGGGGTGCTTCGGATCGGGAGTAATCACTAGTTTTAGGGCGGGGGGAAGGACAAAGGAAAGAGCGATGCCTACATTAAATCAGTTGATCCAGGATTCGATTCGAGGCTTGAACGCCACACAAGAGCTAATAAGCATGAGGTTGGCCGCCTAATAATCCTAGATCTTCCCATTTTCAAGAAGATCTCGGGCTCGATCTGGAAGTGACGTCCATTTTTTGGTAATGGGTATACTCGAAAAAAAAGTTTTGAATTCGACCTCCCCGGGGTCATAGACTCCTTTTTTGTTTAGGATCCCCTTTCTACATTCAATTATTTATTGAACCTGGTGTGGAATCACTATCATTACACATTCATTGTTGGTTTGGCTGCTGGTCTAGCGATCCTTCCTAGCCGCCGCCTAGAGTGCAGCCTGCCTGCTGAAGACCGTAACTAACGTAACTCAGTGCTCCATACGGGGGAAATGAAAGCAGAATTCGTTCGGATCCTCCCACATGTTCAATCTTTTTTTAGCGGTTTCCCCAGAGATCTTTATCATTAATGCAACCTCCATTTTGCTCATTCATGGGGTTGTATTTAGTACCTCTAAGAAATATGATTATCCGCCGTTAGTCAGTAATGTGGGTTGGCTTGGATTACTTAGTGTTGCGCGCCTAGGAGGGCAGCGCGCTTTGGGATGCGGAGGAGCTATTTTCGCCCAGCCCCCTAACCTAATGCGGCACCGGGTTCGGACCGCAGGGAACCGTAGCATGGGGGGGACGTCTAATCCTTTTGCCGCCGCAAGGCTGGCTAATCGTACGCAGCAGGCTCGAAGACCCCTGGTTCTGGAAGGCACATGAGTCCGAACGCTATGTTGAATGTGCGACCGACACTACACTACGTAGGTACCTGTGCAGGTGAGGCGTCGGCCGGTCCTAGAAACGGCGGCAGCGGCGGGAGGAGTTAACGACCGGACGTGCTGCAACCTAGGGATCACCAGGCAGCTCTTTCGCTCTATAGGGATCGGGGGGGCATAGCACAATTCCTTTTGGAGGAGGGTTGGTTTGCCTGGGTGACTGATCCTGCCATAATGTACTCCTACCTATAGCACCGGCAACCGAAGTTGAGCATACATAGGACGATCTTCATGCGTGAATAGCCGGGGGGAAAGAAAGGGCGGTAGATGATAATGAAAAAGGGCGCCGCGTCCGGACGGGCGGGCGAAATGGATGAGCGAAAGGTGCCATGCCATGGAGTGAGGAATATCCCGAGTCTCATGTAAGACAACTAAATGCACCTCGAGGTGCTACCGAGGAACAGGGGGACCTTATCGAGCACAGGATAGGGAATTGAGAGATAGAGCTAGCCTATTCGTTATGGGGAATCAATGCTCCGGGCCGAATAAAGCTTACCTCCGGCACCTGGCTTTCTCCGGCGCATATTAGCTTAGCTGCGCTTAATAGGCCGGTTTGGCTTCCTCTCTGGCGGCCACTTTCCTTACCTTACCTACGCTACACTCCCACTCCAAGCTACGCCTGCTGAGCAAGATGCATTGCGATTTCCTCTTCTGTGGACGCACCGGAATATGATCCGGGACGGGAAGAGAAAGACTTTTTTTCTCCAGCGGGCTTTCTCTCGTAAAGCCAAAGACGCCCCAAGACAAGGTATAACTGTTGGGAAGGGGACATGATCAATAGAACCTGGCTGGATCCGGGCTGGGATAGTGGTGCCCATTCCTAACCAGTTCCGAAAGGGTTCGCTCATGCTGGAGGGAGCATCCCCACTTAGTGATAGGTCCGCTAGTTCACGCAAATCCGAAGAAGTTATCACGGACGAGCCACATGCAGGGAAACTTGCACGTGTGGTTCTGGCCGGGCTTTCCTGAGGTATCTAATAACCTTGCTTCTGCTCGCCGCTGGCGCACCTCTCCTAACTATTGCCCATTTATTCTGGAATAATCTTTTTAGGAGGGACAATTTTACATATTTCTGC is a genomic window containing:
- the sdh3 gene encoding succinate dehydrogenase subunit 3, whose protein sequence is MVFKEKKEILLKLSSFLCNDLIRRANRSSNILRPHLPIYKPQLTSTFPISHRISGAFLATILLFFYLLCLKIGLICFTYTNFYQFFFYSSKLLLISVSIAALALSYYLYNGVRHLLTDFSVFIFLRTDFSGFILIFLRIAIYLI